AGCCTGTGAAGGAAATTGTCGATATTGCCTATCTGGCTATGCAGAACCTAGGCATTGAGCCTAAAATCTCTCCAATACGCGGAGGTACTGACGGTTCACAACTCTCTTATATGGGGCTGCCTACACCTAACATTTTTACAGGGGGAGAGAACTTCCACGGCAAATTCGAATTCATCTCTGTCGATAATATGATCAAGGCTACACAGGTTGTCATTGAGATCATTAAACTCTATGAGGAACAAGGCACTAACTAAAACATTAGTTACACATAACCATTAGATAGGGAGCTGGAGAAATTATGACTGAACAGACGCGTCTAGGAAGAACTGATTTGCTAGTCAATCCGGTTGGATTGGGTACTAATGCCGTAGGTGGACACAATATATATCCGAACCTAAATGAAGAGGTCGGCAAAGATGTTGTCCGCACTGCTTTGAGGAATGGTATTAATTTTCTAGATACAGCGTATATTTATGGTCCCGAACGTTCAGAGCAACTCATTGGAGAAGTGCTGAAAGAAACAGGCCGCAGACAAGATGTTGTTATTGCCACAAAGGGCGCCCATAAATTCGTTGACAATAAAATTGTACTAGATAACTCTCCTGCCTTTCTGAAACAATCGGTGGAAGATAGCTTGAAACGGCTCAAAACAGACTACATCGACCTGTACTATATCCACTTTCCCGACGAACATACACCGAAGGATGAAGCGGTAGATGCCCTACAAAGATTAAAAAAGGAAGGCACCATTCGAGCGATTGGCGTATCCAACTTCTCTATTGAACAACTACAGGAGGCTAATCGTGATGGATACGTGGATGTATTACAGTCTGAATATAATCTATTTAAGCGTAGTGCTGAACAAGATTTATTACCTTATACCAAGCAGCATGGAATCTCATTTGTCCCCTATTTCCCACTAGCTGCAGGACTACTCGGTGGCAAATACACTAAAGATACAACGTTTGAGGATGGAAGAGCTAAGAATCCACTCTTTCAAGGGGATGCCTTCATCCAGAATCTACAGAAGGTTGAACTACTACGTGAGATCGCTAATAGCAAAGATGCGGAAATCGCCCATATCGTACTCGCATGGTATCTTACCCAAGATTCTATAGATGCCTTAATCCCTGGAGCTAAGAAACCGGATCAAGTACTTAACAATCTAAGAACCCTAGATGTTCAATTGACCTCCGCAGAAATTGAACATATCAATCAAATTTTTGAGGTCTAAACACATACCTAAGCTATGCGAGGATACACGATTTCCTCGTCCCAAAATTCAGTATTCGTTACCCGATCAAATAGAGACGAACGTGTATCCCTTCTAATATTTTTATAAAAAAGGACTTTCAAATCCAACATGATGGG
The nucleotide sequence above comes from Paenibacillus sp. IHBB 10380. Encoded proteins:
- a CDS encoding aldo/keto reductase, with translation MTEQTRLGRTDLLVNPVGLGTNAVGGHNIYPNLNEEVGKDVVRTALRNGINFLDTAYIYGPERSEQLIGEVLKETGRRQDVVIATKGAHKFVDNKIVLDNSPAFLKQSVEDSLKRLKTDYIDLYYIHFPDEHTPKDEAVDALQRLKKEGTIRAIGVSNFSIEQLQEANRDGYVDVLQSEYNLFKRSAEQDLLPYTKQHGISFVPYFPLAAGLLGGKYTKDTTFEDGRAKNPLFQGDAFIQNLQKVELLREIANSKDAEIAHIVLAWYLTQDSIDALIPGAKKPDQVLNNLRTLDVQLTSAEIEHINQIFEV